TGGTCGCGGCAAATTTAATTGCTGGCTCAGGGCCTGCAGTGTGATTGAGGAATCCTCGGTTAAAACATCGAGAATTTCCGCCATTTTGGAGAGGACAGCAATTCGACTTGAATCTGTTCGCATTGTGGACAACACCTTCCATATTCCGGACACTTTTATTATAGAAATGGGAGAAATAAAAATCAATACAACAAGCAGAAATTTTAGAGAGTTTTGCCCGCCGAGATCCATTTCGGCCCGGGGGTGCCTGATAGGAGTGACTATCCAGCCGCCTGACACAAGGTTGCTTCCTGTTCTAATCCGTTGTCAGTCGTAGGTTCTAACCTGGGGAAAATGTTACGGGGTGGACGATGTTGGGGGAATCGTGTCTGCAGGAAATTCTTGCATTGTGCTGGGCGGTATCAGAAACGCAGAGATGCCCATAGTACTGACACACGATCGACCGATGGCCAGTGGCTTGCACCCTGACGCGCAAGGTGAGCACTCCATAAAAACACGGACACCGTGGGAGGCCTGTCTCACGGGCTGAAACATCCGGTGGAGGCCGCAGAAAAATTCCATTATCCCTTAAAGTGTCAAATTTTCCATTGCACGTGTTGCAGTACTCCCAGTCTACATCATGGACAGTTGGAGACGTGCGTAAAATTTCCGATTGCAATATACGGATCCGAAGAATTTTATAGAAGTTTAACCATGGTATACTCGTGCACCCAATGCCCATTGGGTTGCAGTATGCTGTCGTGCCGAAGACCCTCAACCATAAAACCCTGTTTGAGGTATAAATTCAGTGCAGCGCGGTTCTCGCAAATCACCGTGAGTTCTAAACGATGAAACTCATGGCAATGTGCCCAGGCCTCCATGGTCCGAAAGAGTGCGGATCCCAAACCCTGGCCCCGGTGTGCAGCCAGAATTCCCACCACTATGTACCCGGTATGGCGAATCTTGAGCGGGGCCATGGCCTGAAGTGTCAAGGCTCCGACCAGACGTTGGCCCTCCGCCACTACCCATATCATAGAACGACCGTCCGAGAGAATTTTATGAATGATGTCCCGCTGCTGTGCGACGGTTGTTTGCCGCTCCCCCGGTGCCATGAGCATGAAATCGGTTTCCAGGTCGAGTTGGCGCTGCATGGTCAAAAAGGCTTCTGCATCATCCTCGGTGATTTGCCGAATCTCCATATTCCATCTCCCACTCACACTTCACATCATTCTTTCACCAAAATTACGCGGCGCGGAAGCCTCGTCCTTCAGGGCGAGGAGGAGCGCCGTCCCTTCCTTTCAATAGGCATATTGGTAACCATCCGCATGGTGGAGGATGTGGCAGTATCGATAGGGAATGCCATCCGCCTTGCCAATTCGAAAGTATCCAGTTGCCCGGGCTAAGACTCGCCCAACGTGGGTGCCTTGGCGTTTCCCCTTTAGGACCACAGCCCGAACCATGTCGCCGGTTTGGAAACCCATGAACTTCTTTTGCCGTCGCGCGTGCCGGATTGGGAATCCGTATTTGTCTGTGCCACACCGCTGACGTTTCCCATGGCCGGTGGCTTTGATTCGGAACGCAGGCCTCTTTTCAACGGTGAGTCGAACCGGTGTGGAAGCCCCAACACAGGCCGCGTCCAGCCAGTGAGTCTTCGGCAACCCCAGCCGGGTCCGGTTATATTTGGTCTGCCCTCCGGTCCCGGTTTCCAAGGGGAGGTCCAAGGCCCGTAACCGGTGGAATAGAGCCCGGCGGGTGGCGTTAACCGCAGCGGCGTCCTTGAGCGAAACCTTGAGTTGTTTCATGGCTTCAGGAAATCGTTGAGCCCGGATCCGGTCGATTTTCCGAGAGGATTCCTGCAACTGGGACAGCCATTCTTCAGGTTGGAGGTTGTCCTTGGATTCGTTGCAAGTCCGGCATGCAATGACTAGGTTGCTGATGCGGTCCGTGCCTTTGGGTCCGTGTTTGGGGTTCTTGGGCACGACATGCTCGACGTTCAGCACGGGATCCCCGGATGCCCCATCACAGTAGGCACATTGATGTCCAAACTTCTCCAGCAGATATTCTTTGACTTCCTATCCAAAGAGGGTGCCTTGCTGATACTCCACACCTTGAATCTCTGGATTTTCGATCTTCTGCAGGTCAAACCGAACCAGTTCCATGGAGATCGCTGTTGCGGGAAGGAGTCGGATCAGCCGTGTTGTCCAGGTGACGGTGTTGGCCACTCGGCTTTCCAGGGATGGCGGAAGCCACCTTGAACCAACCGACATGTTAGACGGCTCCTTGGCATGATTCCGACACGTTTTGTGTTTATGGCGAGCATTCTTGCCGCAGACAATACACTTCTCAGGATTCCGATTTCGGAAACGGGGCTTACGGTAGCGGGTTTTGCGGTTGCGGCGACCATGCCGTAAAGAAGCCCGATCGTGCATACGGGAATGGATCTGTTCGCCCCGATGTTCCAGTTCGGCAGCCCAGACCACACGGTTTGTGGATTCGTTGAGAACCGCAAACCCAGTAGTCTTGCTGCCGGAATCGATCTTGATCCGATGGGGGTGGACGATGGATTCCTCCATGGTCCGGTCCTGCAAAATGATCGTGAAGGGGTAGCGGCGAAACACAACCGCCTTGCCCTTCTTGAGCAATTCTCGGGCCCGCGCCGGATGGCAGGGATCTAGAGGTTTCCGGTTGGTGTCAAGGACGAAAACGCGCATGGTTGAATCTCCTTACGGGAACAACTCGGCTTGCGCCGGTAACGTGAGCCTCGTCGATGTTACCCAGGCTTTTTGCATCCAGAGCACTGGCTTCGACCCCGTAGGCCTGTTTAACTCTGGACGACAGGGCAGCGGACTGGCATCGCGCATCCGCAGGTGTCATGACCCGGATAACGTAGCCCGATGGGGCAAATGCCCCCTGGCTGGGACTGGTCAACCTCGGGTTTGAAGCTTACTTCAAGCCTCGCCCTTGAGGGCGGGGTGGTTGACAGTCTGCGACATACCACGTGCTTGCTTTTCGTATCATACGGCGTGTGGCCTCTTAAATCAACATTTTCTCGGGTTCTCGCAGAGTATTTGCCTCACGCGCTATCCGTCCGGGTTAGCGCGTTGGGGTTTGCTCGCGCCAAGCGAGAAGTGGCGTCCAATGGATCGTTCCGTCTTCAAAATTTCAGTCAGCAGGGCATCGCAATCCTTCGAGTTCGCCTCTCGCATGCCACCATGGATCGACCTGGCCGAGCGTAACTCGGACGAACAAAACGGAAAATTCCCACCTCAGCTTGCACATCACCCAAGGATCTGGCCTTGGGAGAGCGAGAAGAATGGCGGTTGCATCTGTTTTTGATTTTTGATGGGGCCTGGTATAGTTTGGCACGTTGAGGATCGATGCGCTCGGCAATTACTTAAGTCGGTCTGTTATGCCCAAAGGTTACTGGGGTAGGATGAAGGATCCTTATGAATGATGGTATTGAAGCATGGACAATTGACCCGGTCGTAATTCAAGGACCAAGCCATACCGTGAGTCACAGCACTCAAGAAACCGATTGCCCCGGCGGCAAACTCCGGTCCGCGGACCAGGAAGTCCGCGGCTGACGGCGACGGATACGGGATTGGGAAAAGAGGAATGCGATCTGAAAAAAGCGATGTGCTGCGTCGCCAACGATTGGCAGGGAAATGCGCTGTCAATCAAGAACGCTGCGCCCCCTTACAGGGATTTCGGAGTGGGTCCTATACATGGCGAGATGCGCCCGCCAGACGGGCGCGATCTCATCGGGGACGGGAAATGCCCGGTCTGCTGCCGTCCAAATACGGGCCAATGTCGATTCTGGTAGCCGTATAAGGGCTTCGGATCGCCGTGCTATTCTGGTAAGGATAATTGGTGAATTTTTTCTCTGACCGCATTGCGAATTTTCCTGCGGATTGCTCGCTGGACATCCCGTGGTTTTTGATGCGGCATGTGCTCGACGGTGTGCCACCAAATTCGTCGCAGTTCGGTACCAAAGTTCATT
The Sulfobacillus thermosulfidooxidans DNA segment above includes these coding regions:
- a CDS encoding GNAT family N-acetyltransferase, with the protein product MEIRQITEDDAEAFLTMQRQLDLETDFMLMAPGERQTTVAQQRDIIHKILSDGRSMIWVVAEGQRLVGALTLQAMAPLKIRHTGYIVVGILAAHRGQGLGSALFRTMEAWAHCHEFHRLELTVICENRAALNLYLKQGFMVEGLRHDSILQPNGHWVHEYTMVKLL
- a CDS encoding HNH endonuclease encodes the protein MLEKFGHQCAYCDGASGDPVLNVEHVVPKNPKHGPKGTDRISNLVIACRTCNESKDNLQPEEWLSQLQESSRKIDRIRAQRFPEAMKQLKVSLKDAAAVNATRRALFHRLRALDLPLETGTGGQTKYNRTRLGLPKTHWLDAACVGASTPVRLTVEKRPAFRIKATGHGKRQRCGTDKYGFPIRHARRQKKFMGFQTGDMVRAVVLKGKRQGTHVGRVLARATGYFRIGKADGIPYRYCHILHHADGYQYAY
- a CDS encoding RRXRR domain-containing protein, encoding MRVFVLDTNRKPLDPCHPARARELLKKGKAVVFRRYPFTIILQDRTMEESIVHPHRIKIDSGSKTTGFAVLNESTNRVVWAAELEHRGEQIHSRMHDRASLRHGRRNRKTRYRKPRFRNRNPEKCIVCGKNARHKHKTCRNHAKEPSNMSVGSRWLPPSLESRVANTVTWTTRLIRLLPATAISMELVRFDLQKIENPEIQGVEYQQGTLFG